In Silene latifolia isolate original U9 population chromosome X, ASM4854445v1, whole genome shotgun sequence, the following proteins share a genomic window:
- the LOC141619873 gene encoding uncharacterized protein LOC141619873, with translation MTMRKRLRMRTRGLKMKMIKLMAGAGRGRKRGGGSGGGQSTRPEQEEEFVQEDPMQADGEETDATDEPPRVPIRYTSDHKMILEPAGLWFMDDCVVRGVTKSTKTNFVGPIPTSWTQASQAQRDAWFNNFRVYIFRNSLF, from the exons atgacgatgaggaagaggctgaggatgaggacgaggggtttgaagatgaagatgattaaattg atggctggagcaggtcgaggtaggaagcgtggaggcggctcaggaggaggacagagtacgcgtccggagcaggaggaggagtttgtgcagGAGGATCCGATGCAGGCAGACGGTGAGGAGACTGACGCTACCGACGAGCCACCACgggtgccgatacggtacacttcggatcataagatgattcttgagccggcgggattatg gtttatggacgattgcgtggtacgaggtgtcacgaaaagcacgaagactaatttcgtgggtccaattcctacatcgtggacacaagcttctcaAGCACAAAGAGatgcgtggttcaataactttcgggtatatattttccgtaattctttgttttaa